From the Hippocampus zosterae strain Florida chromosome 13, ASM2543408v3, whole genome shotgun sequence genome, the window ttttttgtagttttagaatagggagtgttttgttttgcaggcatttccccatatttccacacagtaggtcatatatggtaataataacgaagagtataatgtgtacaaagatatctcatttagcacttccttgttTATGTAGAGTAAAGGTTTAGTCAATTTATTAATCATCGGCCGAAGctatcagagaaaaaaaatcatgtataaGAAATCTGATATAAGGGTGAAACGGTGGTTAGTacatccgcctcacaatgcagaggtgcagggttcgattccgggccccAGGTCTctttgtggcgtttgcatgttctcccaagccaatgtgggttttctccgggtactctggtttcctcccacatccccaaaacatgcatggcagtttaatggaGCACTAaattgtgtgattgtgagtatgaatagttgtctccgtgtgccccgcgattggctgacacCCAGTTCTTCGGggtgttaacccccccccccctcccccaagccCCACCCCGCCTCCGTGCAatgagaggctccagcacacccccgaCCCGTGTAAGGATAAGCAGTGCAGATCATGGATGAAAAGAAATCGTACCCCAAAATCCGCCAAGACGCGGTGTGTGTGGGtatggttgggggagggggtcgtCCAGTCGTTACCTGTTCGGTCTGTCGGCTGGCGGCTCGTCCGTATCTGCAGTGGGTGACGAAGTGCTCGCAGTTGTTCCACAGCAGACTGTACGGGAAGCCGCCCAGCAGCGCCTCCGCCCGGCGGGCCACCTCCTCCGCCGGCAGCGCCTTGGCCCCCTTCGCCGCTCCCTCCGCGCGGTTGACCAGGATCCGCGAGCCGTACGCGAAGTCCTCCAGGCTGTCCACGCGCACCGTGGCGCGCCGGCACAAGCATCCGGCGATCAGCCGCCCGTTGCTCACCACCGTGGTCAAACGCCGCCGGTCGTCGGTGAGCGCCGGTAGGATGTCCGGGATGAGGTGCGCCACCCGGTCGTCGCCCAGGTAGACGCCGAAGTGGGTGAAGAGCGTGCGGGGTACCTCGAGGAGATCGCCCCGCCGGAGCagcggagggggcgggggtggagaTGAGGCTCCCCGGGCTTGGGTGGGACGCTCGTACGCATGCGCCGAGCCGAAAACGAGCAATTTGAGTTTGCAGAGGACGGCGAGTTTCTCCAAGAGGAAGGCGAATAAGTTGATCATGATGACTCTGGCTCGCGGTGCTTCTGATGAGCTCCTTTTATTAGCAACGAGAAGGGGTAGCCCCTCCGCTTGCACATCCAGCCCACCAAGGTGCCTCTCATCAcccgtgtacgtgtgtgtgagttgcttttgtttgttgggAATTAgcggcacacgcacacaaataagATTAACGCATAAAAAGTCACGTTTGGCTTGATTCTTGCAAAAATGTAACCCCCCGCCATCCCTAGtaccagaaaataaaaaaggagtGTGTGCACAAGCATTGAGGAATATTCCATTGCTGCAACTGTGCCAGAGTAAAAATGATGGTTAGAATTTACCATAAGAAAGAGGATGTCAATTCTATTTATTATATGTTGCAGGGTATAACAGTGCTTGTCGTAAAAGCTTCATAACTGTGCAGGCtgtgttgaacttttttttttccgaactgTAATTCAAGTGTACAAAGAAGTTAACCTTTTCGTGTTTCGAGAGGTAATAATGTGACGCTTTATGATTGTGGGATTGaatttacaaaacaaatatatttgaacTCTCCTAATATTTAGGGATGGGATGTGGCCcccggaaaaaaatacatactgtatatattttttgacaaatccatccatccatgaacaTGGGGTCAAATGAATAGCACACAAAACAAGCCTCACCTAACCCTCACCCCCTCTCAACCTTAAAGCGAACTTTAACCTCTAACACCCTAACCCAatccctgacctcaacccaaatATAACCTCAACCTCacaaccaaaattttaaatctAATCCCTTTAAAAACATCTTGAAAAAAGGTTGCCTTCCCCAGATTGAAACTAGAAAACTGCATTGGCACCCAAGAGTTATCCTTTCTATTGTATCCAATGAGCCCAACAGAAAGAGACCGGAATAGAAATGAGAGAGGAGGATTGCTCCAAGATGCACTTTTCTCAAAGGCATGAAAACATTCCTTTTGTCCAGATTAGCCCAATCCTGTTCGCTTTGCTCGACACACTCATCATTTGAGCCACAAAAGCAACCACAGGCTCTGCTCAGTGCTTGTTGACCCACATACTGTAGAGCTCCTTTTCAAACCGGGATCCCCCAGGGGTCAGTGATCCAtcgctttgggggggggggggggggcgtaaagtGATTACAAATAAACGATGGATATAAATTAGCTTATTTTTTTAGAATAGACAACTATTGAATTCGTATGGCATTTGGGGATAGATGAATTAGTATTATTTAATTGGCGTTTGGACGATGAAggagtgatggggggggggtcccttgGAAAGTCTATTGATCTACtgtgtatgtatctatatatttttttaaattgtgagttCGTTCAGTCAATAGTTACATGTTCATGCAGAATCAGCCCCAATTTTCATTCGCTTGTTAGCTGGTGCCTGCTTATTTGTCATTAATTAATTCCCTCGAAAATGTGGTGATTTTATAGTCACTTCGGTGGTGCACTTCtgcatgaggtttttttttggtatattaTATTTAGTTAGTTGGTGAGTTAATTAGCTAGTACGTTAGTGAGCTCGCGAGCTAGTGGGTTATATAGCTAGCGAACAATTTAGTTAATGTATTTATTAGCTAGCTACTTAGTGTGTTAGCTAACTAGCTATTGAGTTACTTGGCTATGTTAGAAGTTAGCTAGCTATCTTGCTTCCAAGTTAGTTCGTTAGCTAACACCctacctagctagctaagtAACTAGCTAGAGAGCTACTTTGCTAACTATGTATCTTACAAGTTCGTTAGATATCTAGCGTTCAGGTTAGTTAGTAGTGAAcgagaaagaaaaatgtttttccccgCTGAAGGAGGGCAGACTTGAAGAGTAAgaatgatgtatttatttgaagatttttttttccagaaagaaaatgaaccaaaaaagtaatttaaaaagtatttctgagatatttttaatttaatttaatcataGTGAAGGCAGATCGAGGAAACTTTTTTTCAGCTTTCAGTGGATACAGATCCacacaaaatgtattgtttggTTCTGCGTTCTTGAGCTGCCAATTTAGTTGATGCAGATCTggattgtttctttgttttttcacttAATTGACAGTTATTTACCGAAATAATTCGCTAGTAAGTTAATTATTTGGTTCCAAGCAGGATAAACtgtgttgtttgtctgtttgtttcttTCATCTGCTCATTACTTGGTGCTAATCCTGTTCCtatattttgagattttggcAGTTTTCGTGGGCTTGCTTCGTGGCCAAGTGGGGCAGTGACACCCACCCCTTTGTCCCCATCAGAGGCAAGCATACCGTGTCTGAGGTTAAAGTATGAAGCTGGCATTAACTTGTGCATTTTaaacgtttgttgttgttttttcttgttcatcTTATGAACAAGAGGCTTTTACTCTTGCCATCACGCCACCTTCAGCTGAGCagacttagcttagcttagtttACCGTCCGCGACCGCCAATTGACCCCGGAGGCGGCCGCGCGGGCCAACCTTTGCCCCACTTGTCCTTACAACCGGGCGACTTACCCTGAGAGGTTGCACACTTTAGGCCGTCAGATTGCGCGAGATGTAATTTGGCAGCGCGCAAAACAATTTGCATGTActttaataaaatgaatgataGTCTATCAATGCAACATTCAAAACGAATGACCCCTTCCTACCATTAGCTTTCGGGCCATTGTAAAGCTCGGATATGTGTGACTTATCATcacgtagatttttttttcttcccctcctccCAAAAGGGGGAAGCTGTACCGTCGTTGCCTGTGGTTGCCGCCACATGCTGGCAAAAGACTGCTTTTGTCTcagtgaagctcctcaactcactacAGCACCAAGATGCAGTAAAAGGCCGCAGCACTTTTGTACAGGTATATGATAAGTCTTTGTTGATTAGTGAGTCGGTTTGCCGGTTTGTTTGAACAAACGAGCCAACTTTtgatcatttgtttgtttaaccATTCATTTGGTAAATTTAGCGCATCTTAGTAAAACGCCTCTCTCAGTAAGTCTGGCCGCCCGTTACTTTTTCTCGATTAGTCCTTTCGTTCGTTCGAAGAGCTGTAAAAACTTGCAATTAAAACGAGACaagtttttccacaaaaaacgtCATTCTGATGGCATTTAGCTCTCCCCATGATCGTTATGTTTAAGTGGCGTTAAAGAGTATGAGGCGGTCCTCGGAAAAGTTTTCTCCACTCAACCCAAAAGGTTCGTGAAGCCCCGTTTTAGAATTCCCACAAAGATCGTTGCTGGCTTGAAGTAGATGAGTCAGCGGCGTGTTTTGGCCTCGCCGACGCTTGAGTCAACAGTGGAGGCGTGCGGCCCGGGAGCTTCCAGGTTCAGCCAAAAGTTAGGAAAGGCACCCTGGCACGGACCGAGACGCTTTCCATCTGCTTCGGCTCACAAAGAGGCCGGACGGTTCATTTAAAGTTCAGCAGTGTTTAGGTCCGCCCGCCGGTTCACACTCGGGTCGCTCTTCAGGCTTGACATCCGTCTTCTCTCCGCCTGCATGTCATAAAAGCGGGTCACGCGGAGGGAAGGCCAAGGTAGGATTCAGCATACAAAGTCAACATGAGGTCAATGTGTCACACTGCTTGCTTTGAGGTGCGTTCAACAGCACTTTTGCACCGAATGTGCTTGGCTCAAAAAGACACCATTTTGGCCTTGATGCTGGAAGAGGAATAATTGtttgttggggggcggggggtctgaTAAAGGGCAGTgcaaaatgcacacaaaatgattttaaaaatattgattaAGGAAAAAACATTAGTGTTCTCTGTGAAAAATGAGGCTTCATTTTTAAACTTATCTTTCATTAAATTCAGAATATTGTCTTTTTCGGTCCTTTTGTCCAAATGCATTATTTAAATGTCTCAACTTTTCAGGTCAAAAGAATAAGCCAAGAAGTTGCTGCAGTTCTGGCTTCTTTTTTAGAATGTATTATAattgcatgcatatttttaaatgttgcccTTTTctcaaaaagagatttttttttcaaaagtcatATTTACGAGAGACCATAtttcttcaagaaaaaaatattctggagAGAGTAGaattaagcttttttttggtagcTTTTTTGTGGTTTAAGCTTGTGAGACTGAGTGGAATCCATCGTCTTCACTTTGTTGGAGTACAGCTCCAACTTGTGGTTTCACCTGATACTGCAACCGAAATACACACTGCAGTTTTCCTTggtttccaaatattttttgttgaagCTAATCAAACATGAATGTGTGCTTTGTAGGGCAAtcgataaaatactttttttctaaCCTTTCCTGACAGGAAATAATGTcatcattttcaaacttttatCAAGTGGATGGATAATTTTTCAAGGTGTCATATtacatagattaaaaaaaatctaaagggAAAAAATCATAATGTAAggacttttcatttttgtctttacaTTAAGttataaaaagaaaattaaagacaacaaaaaaaagttgcagtcCAACATTACCGGAATTTCtgaccaaaatatattttttgtattttgttgggGTGGAAATGGCATCttctaaaagaaaaacaatgttagACAAAATAATCCTACCTTTTTTTAAGGGGTAAAAAAGTTTTGTTCAAGCTGAAAgccatttttaattgaaagcaTTGCGTCCTCTCAAATGGAAAAGATGGTCATCATCCAGTTTTTGGCGGGACAGTGTCATACTCTGACCATAGTATTGGAGGGAACCAGAATAAAAACATACCATTTTAAATAGTGATGATGAAACAGAACGTTCAGCATCTCCGACCTGGTGAGAGGGAACATCAACACAGTCAAATCTGGGAAATGATCCGAGTGGTCGTTTGAGTCATTgtcagcgtgcgtgcgtgttgtgTTGACGTTTGAACCTCTCATCAAACATCCGACGGAGGACCTTGTCCCCGATAAATACGCCGTGGCGGCGAGTGGGGAGCTTCACACTCAACCAAAAGGAACCAACATGGCCTCACCACTGGTGGCCCACGCCGGGCTTGTTCTGCTTTTCTCCGTGGCGTCGGCCGTAAGTCCTAAAACAAAACTTGACCCTTTGACAATTAACAGAGAACAGCAAAATGCTTCACTCCCCTGAGCTCTCTTactctgttttgtttgtttgtcttataGCAAATCCGAGGAGATAACATCGGCGTCAGAAACGACAACAGCATGACGTGCCACCCCAACGACGGCTTTGTGAGTACTCGGCCAGAGCCGCCCGGCAGGTCTCGAACCGTGGTCAGCGTCACCAATGTGCCGGGTCGCCATTGCAGCGCAAGTACTGTCCCACGACGTGCGGCGTGGCCGACTACATGCACAAATACACATCCGGCGCCCACGAGAGTCTGGACTATCTGCAAAAAGAGCTGGATAGCATCCACAACCTGACGGCGGGAGCTCAAGAACGCGTCATCTACATGAAAGACAGCATCCAAACGGTCCAGAAGAACATCCAACCCGGTCAGTTGCTCAACCTACTGTCAAACTCAACATACGACAAAGATATATCCACTGATGCTCGAATGCTAACGTTCAATGCCAAATTACGGGGGCATGCAGATGAACAATTAGCATCAGTATGGCAGTGTTTTACACCTGAAGCAAAATAACTCAAATCACCAACTGTGCAACAAAACATTGTGTCgcatgcatatattctttatcctccgccaAGAGGATCTTTAACCATGAACATTGCATTATCAATGAAGGCACATAAGTTtcatcaaaaatgtttaaaaaaatatatatagtaaaaataataacaccCTCAACATGTGGCCAGACCAATAGTGTAgctttgtgaaaaaatattaaattgtgACCCGACGTAGGCAACATGCGCCTTGAAGGTGCCACTGGATTTGtgtgatttcatttttgagAAGCACATGGACAGTTTTGTTTCCATATATTAAGTCAGATTCCTCCAGCCAATTATAGACGCTAAATAAGATCTGTGTTAGATGCTGTTCAACCACGCTAAATGTTTTGGCAGACACGGATGACGGTATCTTTCGTGTAACCGTCGGGAATTAACGCCCTGACACCAACTGGGGAGGCCATTTACATGTATGTACGTTGAGAACATCAGTGGACCTAAAGTGGATCCCTTTATCCCAATATGATGAGATGTTATACCACATCGTTATCTCCCAGGGTACAGGATTGATTCAGGGTGGCAATTATATTGATCTGATACACATATAGGATTTTATATTATGATATTGATTTCATGTGCTACACTGGCCAGAGCAGAAATTCAATGTCGCGTTCAACATGTCACATTTGTCTTTTCAGATGTCTACTTCCAAAAGTCGGCCGATATGCTGGATGATGTCATCCGCTTTGAGAGGACCATCATGGAACAAGAGAAGCAAATCTTGTAAgttgactcaactcaacttgtGTTTTATTGGtacaccaaatatttttttcacttcgacgaatcaggtgaaataaggtGTGTAGTGTTAGCAGGACAAACGGTGGGAATGAGTGTGAAATAtttgcaaagacaaaataaaaaaaaggcagaattaCTTTAatcccaattttattttttttccatatggggggggagggggacattgaaaaaaatatatttcccaacATCGCACTTCTGCCCTCCTCATCCCAAAATATCTTTGGCGTACGGTACTGTTGATTCAACCAATTTTTGTCCATGTCCCCCCCCGATTTTTACTCGAGCCAAAGTGCAACTTGGCTCCACTTAACCACAGATAATTCTTGAACATTTAACCCTGTCGTGACCTCCCCGTCACAATTTCACATACCCCTCACAGCCAAGTGGAGGATGTGTTCACCGCCAATGAGAGGAGAATGGCAGACTTGAAGATGCTCTCCATTCAGTTGCAGAGTACATGCAGCGAGCCCTGCAAGGAAAGTGTTGTGATTCAGCCCACCACAGGAACAGGTacaacccctccccctcctccaaaaaagaacccccccggCCCCTGCCCAAAAATGAACTTTAGATTGTTTCCTAGTGTGTGTGCCTGTCAGTGTTTAGTCAGAGGCAGCAAAAGTCAATACACTGGCGACATCGATGGAAGGTCAACAGACGGCGCGATCGCTCAGCATTTTATGAAGCAGGAACAAACACATTGTTGGAAATGGATGTTAAAAATTCAATCCATGATAAATCTGCATTTCCGGCTTGTTTAAAGGGGACCTGACCCGTTTTCAATTCCAATTCAAACTGGAATGAAATTTTGGAATATATTTTTACCCCAAGAAACGTTTATTTGACAATTTCTTACTTAATTTAATACtgcatatttttattgtatttttccccaaccttctttttaaaaatttgtatctttattttttttaactgtttttcCCATTCTAATTAACTGAAGGCTAATATATTTAGATTTTACTGCGCATTGATTCTGACTCTCAAGAAAAAGACCACACTTGTGCTTTTCAGATGTTCAACTAGGGCGCAGCCCCTTTTCAGTTCAAGTGAAAAagatttctttgtttgtttgtttcgagATTAATTACCACTTTACAGacagtatgcaaaaaaaaaaaaaatttagaacAAAACACGAGAAGGGTGCCGGCGGGTCTGACGTTTCTTATTTTAGCATTGACGACACGATGctttcattgattttatttctttgtgtCAGATTGCCAGGATGTCGCCAACAAAGGCGCCACAGTCAGCGGGATTTACTACATCAAACCGGCCCAAGCGACCCAACAGTTCCCGGTGTACTGCGAGATTGACAACTTTGGGCGTGGCTTCACCGTCATCCAGCGGGTTCGTATCTTCCCGAACTGTACTGCTTGGTGGAAATGTACCACGCCACCATGACCGTACCACACCGTCACAGTGCTAAGAACCAGAATGGGTCAAGTCAGATATTTCGGAACCCTATCAAACCAAAATACATCTTAGCTCACCGTCAAATTAACAGTATGTACTTTACTGAAGCAAATCGTACCGTCTGGTGAAAATTTTATTTCCGTGACGATACGGGTTCGGTCCGGCGCGGATGTATTTCTCATCTCAAATGGTGTTCAGACAGTCCAGTGGCTTGCTCGCAAACGATGCCACCGGATCCATGTTAGAATTGGCCGGCGTTTTGGCAGTGGCGTTCAAATGCCCGAGTGAGCATCTTTGATCGCATCCGCAGAGACGGGACGGTAGCGTGGACTTCCACAAGGACTGGATCCAGTACAAGGAGGGTTTCGGCTACCTCTCCCCCGATGACAGCACCGAGTTCTGGCTGGGCAATGAGAAGATCCACCTTCTGTCCGTGGGCAGTAGCATCCCGATGGTGCTCAGGATAGagctggtcgattgggagggcaaCAAAAGGTACCCGCACCCCCCGACCGACCCTGCCGAAACACATCGCGTCGCAAATTGAAAATACAGATACTTTCCcattgaaggtttttttttttgttgttgttgccatttttcatttttgtgatcTTGCTATGTTGTTCATGAAAGATTTCCACCCAACACTTTTGGAGAGAAAGCACAGCACAGAAAgtatattagatttttttttttctcaaaggatTTTCATCCCTCCCGAACACGttttaaaacacattaaaaGCGATTTGTCACTCCCAGTTGGAATTTActcacaccacaaaaaaaagagaatgaagcACCAGAATTAGCCATCTCTGTCATAGATAAACAGTGGACTTGACggtagactagagcaggctaaaaaCGTCAAAATGTGGCGGCCGTGTTGGCAGGGGTGAGATTCCCTCCAAATGTAACATAACATCgatgttagcttagcatctGCTGTAGACACGCAGCTAGCTTAAAAAGACCAGACTGTATCAACTCTATTTCCTGTACATCTatggctgttgttgttgttttttgtcgcGTACATCTTGCTCTACTGTGCTGTGTGTGCTGTGTGGTACAATATacagatggggagggggggttgtttttttttccgcatctCATCGAAACAGGAGTGAAAAAAGGAATCGCTCACTTTATGGCACATGAAAGCGACTCTATGCATGATCGTCTCCCCCAATGTAGTCTGGATAAATGTAAActtttcaatgtgtttcaagcttttttttttctcaaataattTCCAATAATTTTGTAGTCGCTACAAAAGTCACGGGGGAGAAAAACATTGCAGTGTCAgtattatttccccccccccccctcttgcgGCACCACCGCACCGATCGCCCACGCGCAAACACGAGAACCGATAACGACAAAGCAAACACGCGCCTCCTCTGAACTCGCCTTCCAGGTATGCCGACTACGCCATGTTCCGGGTCGCGCCGGAGGTGGACATGTACCGCCTGACGTACGGCTACTACATGGGCGGTGACGCCGGCGACGCCTTCAACGGCTTTGACTTCGGCGACGACCCCAGCGACAAGTTCTTCACCTCGCACAACGGCATGCAGTTCAGCACCTTCGACAAGGACAACGACAAATACGACGGCAACTGCGCCTTGCAGGACGGCTCGGGCTGGTGGATGAACCGGTGCCACGCTGCCCATTTAAACGGCAAATATTACCAGGGTGGGTTAGGACTTTGACACCGCCGGTCGCAAAAAGTAGTCCCACTCAGAATGTGACCTCTGACATCGCTTCCCTAACCGTCGCGATTTTCTACACGCAGGTGGGCGCTACACTGAAAAGGACACCGGCGAATTCGGCTACGACAACGGCATCATCTGGGTGACGTGGCACAACCGCTGGTACTCCCTGAAGGAGACCACCATGAAGATCATCCCCGTGACGCGCATCATGGCAGGCGGGGGTCAGGAGGCGGGTGTCAAGCAGTTTggagtggtttaaaaaaaaaagaaaaaagaaaatcattatTGTTTGGAGCTCaggatagttttgtttttgtccccatACTTGATCATCTTAAATCATTTGCTCAACCTCGGGTGGATGTCCGACCAAAGATGTTTAGCATTCTCTGAGTCATTATTTCTTTGTGCTGTCGTCCATGTTGACCCGTTTCCGTACTTCACATTCTGTGAGGATTAAGCATCTGTTGAGTTTCATTCAGGAGTTTGTTGaagtccattttttaaattattttttttcgtttacATGTCACAAAATTGATGTTGCTTTTGGGGCTTTTCTTGATTTAGTTAACCATTAATTGGCAAACATGCGTTTGTACATCGAGTACACCAAACTTTGAACTCACAAATTAACCCCCGGCAAAAATACCAGAAATAATTAACTAGTGAGTGGGTTCTGCGATAACCATTTgcccaattattcattcattcatcttccgtaccgcttgatcctcactagggtcgcggggggtgctggagcccatcccagccgtctccgggcagtaggcgggggacaccctgaatcggttgccagccaattaatgaatgattaaaatatatattttttaaaagaacaaaagtaatcaatattttttgtatttttaaaaaataatttatactgtatattcaatcTCCTCAATTCAATCTCAAACTTAGAATTTCATGGCTGCACCagcccctcctccctcccccccaaaaatatatgggacaggtgatggaaaaaaaaaatcctgaaaaagttcaagaatgctcatcaaacacctgtttggtacatcccacaggtgaacaggctaactgggaacaggtgggtgACACGATTGGCTATGAAAtgagcttccctgaattgctcTGTCGTTCACAAGCAAAGGGAGGGTGAGAGGTTCAACTCTTTGCAAGAAAATAGACAATTGAAGGACTTTGTTGTGTTGCTTGGAATTTAAGGATTTCATTATCTACGATCCATAACAGCCATCAAAACGtccagagaatctggagaaataaCTGGATGGAAGTGGCGAGCCCCAAACGTAAAACTGAATGACCGTTTGACGTGGAAAGGATATCACCACATGGGCTCGGGAACATTTCGGAAAAATAACGTCAGGAAATGCACAGTTCAGCGCTACGTCCCCAAActctatgatgcaaaaaaacaaataaacaccaaaACACCAGAAATTACTGCCTGAGCTCATTACAATTTCTGTGGTCTGataaatcatatatatatatatataaatatatatatatgaggcggcccggtagtccagtggttagcatgtcggcttcacagtgcagaggtaccgggttcgattccagctccggcctccctgtgtggagtttgcatgttctccccgggcttgcgtgggttttctccaggtgctccggtttcctcccacattccaaaaacatgcgtggcaggctgattgaacactctaaattgtccctaggtgtgagtatgagtgcgaatggttgttcgtttctgtgtgccctgcgattggctggcaaccgattcagggtgtcccccgcctactgcccgaagacagctgggatgggttccagcaccccccgcgaccctagtgaggatcaagcggctcggaagatgaatgaatgaatgaatgaatatatatatgagtGTATATACAAGTGTATgcgccgtgtctgccccagagctgtgccagaccaattttgctgactgggatattttagtccgcaaactgaggaattgcgcggatgaaagtgtgagatggcggcgaaaaaaaaaactcacaaaggtctacatttaagaaatgggaatgccagtttATATCTTTATAGGGtttaagacttaaaaaaaaaggaaatccttGAGTATATTCC encodes:
- the LOC127613021 gene encoding lecithin retinol acyltransferase-like, with translation MINLFAFLLEKLAVLCKLKLLVFGSAHAYERPTQARGASSPPPPPPLLRRGDLLEVPRTLFTHFGVYLGDDRVAHLIPDILPALTDDRRRLTTVVSNGRLIAGCLCRRATVRVDSLEDFAYGSRILVNRAEGAAKGAKALPAEEVARRAEALLGGFPYSLLWNNCEHFVTHCRYGRAASRQTEQFCECIKWVIRDRRSVLVTAILGVISMLLGGMATSTTLPTILIPFTLWMAG
- the fgg gene encoding fibrinogen gamma chain — translated: MASPLVAHAGLVLLFSVASAQIRGDNIGVRNDNSMTCHPNDGFRKYCPTTCGVADYMHKYTSGAHESLDYLQKELDSIHNLTAGAQERVIYMKDSIQTVQKNIQPDVYFQKSADMLDDVIRFERTIMEQEKQIFQVEDVFTANERRMADLKMLSIQLQSTCSEPCKESVVIQPTTGTDCQDVANKGATVSGIYYIKPAQATQQFPVYCEIDNFGRGFTVIQRRRDGSVDFHKDWIQYKEGFGYLSPDDSTEFWLGNEKIHLLSVGSSIPMVLRIELVDWEGNKRYADYAMFRVAPEVDMYRLTYGYYMGGDAGDAFNGFDFGDDPSDKFFTSHNGMQFSTFDKDNDKYDGNCALQDGSGWWMNRCHAAHLNGKYYQGGRYTEKDTGEFGYDNGIIWVTWHNRWYSLKETTMKIIPVTRIMAGGGQEAGVKQFGVV